A window of Aeromicrobium duanguangcaii genomic DNA:
CGAGGTTGATCTCGTAGTTGCCGGTCAGGCTCAGCCGGTCGATGTTGGCCGTGCCGATGGTCGACCACTCGCCGTCGATCGTCATGGTCTTGGCGTGCACCATGTGGTCGCGGTAGCGCAGGATCTCGATGCCGGCCTCGAGCATCGGGCCGAAGTAGCTGCGGGCGATGAAGTCGGCCACGACGTGGTTCGACACCTTCGGCACGAGGATCCGCACGCGCACGCCGCGCCGGCTGGCGTCGATCAGCGCCTGCAGGATGTCCTGGTCGGGGATGAAGTAGGCCTGCGTGATCTCGATCGTCGACACGGCACGGTCGATGGCCTCGAGGTACATCCCGCGGATCGGGAAGATCAGCTGGCGCGGGACGTTGCGGTGGGCCCGCACGTGCGGGTCCCACGTGGCCTCGGTCAGGGCCCGGATCTTCTTGCGGAACAGGCTGTCGTTCCAGAAGTCGATGACCGCGTTCTCGAGGTCCCACACCGCCGGACCCGTGACGGCCACGTGAGTGTCGCGCCATTCGTTCGCGTACAGGCTGCCGATGTTGTACCCACCCACGAACCCGATGGCGTCGTCGACGACGAGGATCTTGCGGTGGTCGCGGCCCCACGAGCGCGGGCTGAACACGTTCAGGCGACGCGGCAGGATCGGGTAGCGCATCATCTTGATGCCGTGGCCGAACCGGAAGAAGCTCGGCGGCACGACGAGGTTCGCGAACCCGTCGTAGATCACGCACACCTCGACGCCGCGGTCAGCCGCGTCGCGCAGGGCCTCGCGGAACCGGCGGCCCATCGCGTCGGCCTTGATGATGTAGGTCTCCAGCAGGATCCGGCGCCGGGCGCCGGCGATCGCCGCGAGCATGTCGTCGTACAGCGCCTCGCCCGAGACGTAGACCTGCACCTCGTTGCCTCCGCCGATCGGAAAGTACTCGGCGGGGACACGCGGCAGCGGGGGCGTGCCCTTGGCGCGCAGGCGCTTGCGGATCGAGGTCGTCGCCATCAGCGAGACGATGGCGCCGACCTGCACCAGCAGGGCGCCGAGGAGGACACGGCGGACCCACCCGCGAGAAGACGAAGATCCGAACGGCATGGCGTTCAGCCTAGGCCGTCTCAGACGAAGACCGCGACCGGGCGCGCCCCGGCGCCCGCGGACTCGTACAGCGCCAAGAAGGAGCCGTCGGGCGCGAACATCGCGACCGGGGCTCCGGGCGGCAGCTGCAGGTCCGGCAGGGCCCGACCGAACCGGACGGCCTGGGCCTGCTGCTCGGAGAGCTCGGCTCCCGGGAAGGTCGCGCGAGCGGCGTCGTCGAGACCGACGATCTCGAAGGACTGCGCCAGCTCGTCGAGCGTGCGGGCGCGGTCGAGACCGAACCGGCCGACGCGGGTGCGGCGCAGGCTGGTCAGGTGTCCCCCGACGCCCAGCGAAGCGCCGAGATCGCGCGCCAGCGCACGCACGTAGGTGCCGCTGGAGCACTCGACCCGGACCTGGGCGTACGCCCTCGTGCCGGGGGTGAAGTCGAGCAGCTCGAAGGTCGAGACCTCGACCGCGCGGGCGGCCAGCTCGACCTGCTCGCCCGAGCGCACCCGGGCGTAGGACCGCTTGCCGTCGACCTTGATCGCCGACACCGCGGACGGCACCTGCTCGATCTTGCCGGTCAGCGGCAGCATCGCCTCGCGCACCGCCTCCGCACTGAGGGACGAGGCGTCGGCGGTGCCGGTCTCGTCCCCCTGCGCGTCGTCGGTGACGGTCGTGGCGCCCAGGGCGATCGTCGCGAGGTACTCCTTGTCGGAGCCTGCGACGTACCCGAGCAGTCGCGTCGCACGGTTGACCCCGACCACCAGAACTCCGGTGGCCATGGGGTCGAGCGTGCCGGCGTGGCCGACCTTGCGCGTGCCGGCCAGCCGGCGGATGCGCGCGACCACGTCGTGCGACGTCCAGTCAGCGGGCTTGTCGACGACGACCAGCCCGCTGGCCGGACCACCCGGTGACTCAGTCGTCACCGGGCTCCTCGTCGTCCTCGCGCACCTTGTACGGGTCGGGCTCGCCGGCGTACGCCGCACCCTGGGCCCGCTCGGCGACGCGAGCGTCGGACTCGCGGGCCTTGGCCAGCAGGTCCTCGATCTCGCGCGCCGTCTCGGGCACCGAGTCCAGGAAGAACTCCAGGGACGGCGTGTGCCGCACCCCGAGCTGCTTGCCGACCTCCTTGCGGATCAGGCCGGTGGCGCTGATCAGCGCCGCCGCCGTGTCCGCCCGAGCCCGCTC
This region includes:
- the truB gene encoding tRNA pseudouridine(55) synthase TruB, which codes for MTTESPGGPASGLVVVDKPADWTSHDVVARIRRLAGTRKVGHAGTLDPMATGVLVVGVNRATRLLGYVAGSDKEYLATIALGATTVTDDAQGDETGTADASSLSAEAVREAMLPLTGKIEQVPSAVSAIKVDGKRSYARVRSGEQVELAARAVEVSTFELLDFTPGTRAYAQVRVECSSGTYVRALARDLGASLGVGGHLTSLRRTRVGRFGLDRARTLDELAQSFEIVGLDDAARATFPGAELSEQQAQAVRFGRALPDLQLPPGAPVAMFAPDGSFLALYESAGAGARPVAVFV
- a CDS encoding phospholipase D-like domain-containing protein, which gives rise to MPFGSSSSRGWVRRVLLGALLVQVGAIVSLMATTSIRKRLRAKGTPPLPRVPAEYFPIGGGNEVQVYVSGEALYDDMLAAIAGARRRILLETYIIKADAMGRRFREALRDAADRGVEVCVIYDGFANLVVPPSFFRFGHGIKMMRYPILPRRLNVFSPRSWGRDHRKILVVDDAIGFVGGYNIGSLYANEWRDTHVAVTGPAVWDLENAVIDFWNDSLFRKKIRALTEATWDPHVRAHRNVPRQLIFPIRGMYLEAIDRAVSTIEITQAYFIPDQDILQALIDASRRGVRVRILVPKVSNHVVADFIARSYFGPMLEAGIEILRYRDHMVHAKTMTIDGEWSTIGTANIDRLSLTGNYEINLEILDEKLAEGMGRIFERDAQKAEVLDVTTWRSRPTIARLYERLLRPWRPLV
- the rbfA gene encoding 30S ribosome-binding factor RbfA, with product MAGPRQAKLSDRIKEIVATMLERRVKDPRLGFVTITDVRLTGDGQNASIFYTVMGDERARADTAAALISATGLIRKEVGKQLGVRHTPSLEFFLDSVPETAREIEDLLAKARESDARVAERAQGAAYAGEPDPYKVREDDEEPGDD